CTTTAAACACACTAGCTTTATGGAACAATACCCAAAGTACCAGAGCATGTTCCTAAACACACTAGCTTTATGGAACAATACCCAAAGTACCAGAGCATGTCTTTAACAAAAACACACTAGCTTTATGGAACAATACCCAAAGTACCAGAGCATGTCTTTAAACACACTAGCTTTATGGAACAATACCCAAAGTACCAGAGCATGTCTTTAAAAAAACACACTAGCTTTATGGAACAATACCCAAAGTACCAGAGCATGTCTTTAAACACACTAGCTTATGGAACAATACCCAAAGTACTGAAGCATGTCTTTAACAAAACACACTAGCTTTATGGAACAATACCCAAAGTACTCAAGCATGTCTTTAACAAACACACTAGCTTTATGGAACAATACCCAGTACTACAGAGCATATCTTTAAACACTAGCTTTTAACAATAATACCCAAAGTACCAGAGCATGTCTTTAACAAACACTAGCTTTATGGAAACCAAAGTACCAGAGCATGTCTTAAACACACTTTTATGGAACAATCAAAGTACCGCAGTCTTTAACAAAACACACTAGCTTTATGGAACAATACCCAAAGTACCAGAGCATGTCTTTAACAAACACACTAGCTTTATGAACAATACCCAAAGTAATTTAGCATGTCTTTAATAAACACACTAGCTTTATGGAACAACACCAGTACCAGAGCATGTCTAAACACACTAGGAACAATACCCAAAGTACCAGAGCATGTCTTTAAACACACTAGCTTTATGGAACAATACCCAAAATGTTGAAGCGTCCATTAATGCAAGGCAGTGTGACCTCTTGCTGACCTGGTAGTTCATCCTGTtggtagtgtgtgttacctggaagtAGTTCATCCTGTTGGAGAGGGTGACGACAAAGCCAGTCGTTGTGGATGGTCTTGTCACAGAAGATAACGTCCACTCGGTGGTAGAGGTCCCAGAAGTAGTCCTTGGCTGTGGGCAGCTCACTGCTGTCGTTCTCTGGGTCGTCTCtgtagagtgagggagagaaaggaggagaagaagcagagcggaggagagagagagggaggaggaagagagaggcaagGGAGAgcaaggaggcagagagagaaaggagagagaggaggcagagagagagaaaggaggagaggagagagaaagggaggagagaggagagagaaagggaggaggagagagaaaggaggagaggagagggagagagaaaggaggagggaggagaggagagagagagaaaaggaggagaggaggaggaaaggagagagagaaaggaggaggaggagagagagagaaaggaggagaggaaagagagaaaggagagagagagaaaggaggagaggagaggaggagaaaggagagagagaaagagaaagagaggagggagagaaaggaggaaaagagaaaggaggagaggagagagagaaaggaggagaggagagaaaggaggagaggaggagagagttgaggagagaggagaggagagagagaaaggaggagaggagaggagagagagaaagagggagaggagagacagaaacagagacattaGCTGGGAGAGGCTAGTCAATATGTTACTGAATTCTCCAAACACAATGTGCTGAGATGACCAGAACATTCTCTACAACAGGGCAGGCTCTCCATCTCGGTTCCCTCCTGTAGGCTGTTGTTAGATTCCCATGTTGGAACAGACTTACTTCTGGAAGACGATGATGTCTGGCTCCAAGGAGCTCATCCAGGGCCTTGTCCAATGACACGTCGTAGTCCTGTATCCGCTCTGTTAAATTAGGCTTCACTTCCTGGAACACAGACACATGGGAGATGgaggctgtttgtgtagatgtgaTAGACCTGGAGTTGGGTGACCTGTGTTCTCAACTCAGAGaaggctagtgtgtgtgtgtgtgtgtgtgttcacctcaTAGAGGATAAGGCTGGTCTCCTGTTGAAAGCCTGCTCTCTCACACATGACGGGCAGCAGGTCTCCTGGTAGAGAAAACAGCATACatttaacactgctacacacacacttcaactctAATACTACTCCACATCTACCACAGGGTTCTCCTCAGGatttaacactgctacacacacttccactctAATACTACTCCACATCTACCACAGGGTTCTCCTCAGGatttaacactgctacacacacttcAACTCTAAAACTACTCCACATCTACCACAGGGTTCTCCTCAGGATTTAACAAGGTGGTGCTGCTTGAAGGTAAGGAGGGGGAGGCCTAACTGGGAACCCCCTCTAAGTGAACCACCCCTCTATAGTGAACCACCCCTCTAAGTGAACCACCCCCTCTAAGTGAACCACCCCCTCTAACGGACCCCCTCAACTGGACCCCCTAACTGAAACCCCCTAACTGAAAGCCCCCTAACTGAAACCCCCTAACTGAAACCCCTCTAACTGAAACCCCCTCTAACTGAAACCCCTCTAACTGAAACCCCTCTAACTGAAACCCCCCTAACTGAAACCACCCTCTAACTGAAACCACCCTCTAACTGAAACTACCCCTCTAACTGAAACCTCTAACTGAGACCCCCTAACTGAAACCCTCTAACTGAAACCCCTCTAACTGGAAACTACCCCTCTAACTGAAACTACCCCTCTAACTGAAACCCCCTAACTGAAACTACCCTCTAACTGAAACTACCCCTCTAACTGAAACTACCCTCTAACTGAAACTACCCCAACTGACTACCCCTCTTAACTGAAACTACCCTCTAACTGAAACTACCCTCTAACTGAAACCCCTCTAGCAAACCCTCTAACTGAAACTACCCCCTAACTGAAACTACCCCTCTAACTGAAACTACCCTCTAACTGAAACTACCCCTCTAACTGAAACTACCCCTAACTGAAACCCCTCTAACTGAAACTACCCCTAACTTAACTGAAACTACCCCTCTAACTGAAACTACCCCTCTAACTGAAACTACCCCTCTAACTGAAACCTACCCTCTAACTGAAACTACCCTCTAACTGAAACTACCCTCTAACTGAAACTACCCCTCTAACTGAAACTACCCCTCTAACTGAAACTACCCTCTAACTGAAACTACCCCTCTAACTGAAACTACCCTCTAACTGAAACCACCCTCTAACTGAACCCCCTCTAACTGAAACCCCTCTAACTGAAACTACCCCTCTAACTGAAACTCCCCTCTAACTGAAACCCTCTAACGAAGCCCCTCTAACTAGAAACTACCCTCTAACTGAAACTACCCTCTAACTGAAACTACCCCTCTAACTGAAACTACCCCTCTAACTGAAACTACCCCTCTAACTGAAACTACCCTCTAACTGAAACCACCCTCTAACTGAAACTACCCCTCTAACTGAAACTACCCTCTAACTGAAACCACCCTCTAACTGAAACTACCCTCTAACTGAAACTACCCTCTAACTGAAACTACCCCTCTAACTGAAACTACCCTCTAACTGAAACTACCCTCTAACTGAAACTACCCCTCTAACTGAAACCCCTCTAACTGAAACCCCCTCTAACTGAAACCCCTAACAGAAGTAAAACAATTCAATTAAAAATAAGTGGCGCAACCAGTCCCCGAGGTGGCACCTTACGTGTTGTTAGGAGAAGATACGTACGTATTTTGCAGGATATAGCTGTGTAGATATGTCCACAACAACTTAAGCTTCTGCTTTTTGGATCATACATCTTCAAGAACAGCATGACGTCAGTCTGAAAAGAGAGTTTGAGGACGATCATTAAAATAAGGACAATCCATTTTTAACTTGACCACAGTTACGTAAAAAACATATCCATTTCTTTGAAATGACTTGTGATTTCATCTTTAAGTAGCTGCTTTGTACTTAGTGGTCGTCAGTCAGAGGGCGTCAACCCCAGTCAGAGGGCGTTAACGCCCGTGTCCTAAACAACTTGGGAATAAAGGAATATAGGAATAACAGTCTCTGATAATTGGTCATAGTCCCGGCTCTGATAATTGGGTCATAGTCCCGGTCTCTGATAATTGGGGTCATAGTCCCGGTCTCTGATAATTGGGTCATAGTCCCGGTCTCTGCTAATTGGTCATAGTCCGGTTCTGATAATTGGGTCATAGTCCCGGTCTCTGATAATTGGGTCATAGTCCCTGTCTCTGATAATTGGGTCATAGTCCCAAGTCTTTGATAATTGGCCATAGTCACTTGGGTCTTTGATAATTGGCTAATAGTCACGGCCTTTGATAATTGGCTAATAGTCACGGTCTTTGATAATTGGCTAATAGTCACGGTCTTTTGATAATTGGCTAATAGTCACGGTCTTTGATAATTGGCTAATAGTCACGGCCTTTGATAATTGGCTAATAGTCACGGTTCTTTGATAATTGGCTAATAGTCACGGCTCCTGATAATTGGCTAATAGTCACGGGCCTTTGATAATTGGCTAATAGTCACAGTCTTTGATAATTGGCTAATAGTCACGGTCTTTGATAATTGGCTAATAGTCACGTCTTTGATAATTGGCTAATAGTCACGGTCTTTGATAATTGGCTAATAGTCACGGTCTTTGATAATTGGCTA
This genomic interval from Oncorhynchus nerka isolate Pitt River unplaced genomic scaffold, Oner_Uvic_2.0 unplaced_scaffold_1379, whole genome shotgun sequence contains the following:
- the LOC135568851 gene encoding ubiquitin carboxyl-terminal hydrolase 7-like gives rise to the protein MSSLEPDIIVFQKDDPENDSSELPTAKDYFWDLYHRVDVIFCDKTIHNDWLCRHPLQQDELLPGGEDGGSEVEHRSHAPPVLQVPGVQRRTWNPLRHNYEAELS